CGACCGTCTCTGCGACGCGTTCCGGCGGCATCATCTCGGACAGGTCGGGCGTGAACTCCATGCCCTTCCAGAAGGGCGTCCGAGTGGAGCCTGGCAGAATCGCCGTGACACGGATGCCTCGGCGACGCACCTCACCGGCGAGCACGCGCGTCATCATCAGGGCTCCCGCCTTCGCGCCACAGTAGGCGCTCGACGCTGGGAACGGTGTCTCGGCGGCGACCGACAGGACGTTGACGACGTGTCCGCTGCCCTGTTCGAGCATCGACGGAAGAGCGTAGCGCGTGCACAGGTAAGTTCCGTGCAGGTTCACTTCGACCGTGCGCCACCACGCGTCGGGATCGGATGACTCGACCGGCTCGAACACAGCGGAACCGGCGTTGTTCACCAGGATATCGATCCGTCCGAAGCGATCTAGGCTTGCCGACACGAGCCGCTCGACGGACTCCGTCCGGGTCACATCCGTCGGCACGGCGAGCGCGGTTCCGCCATTCGCTTCGATGGCTTCTGCCACGCGCTCGAGCTCCGTCTCTGTTCGAGCCGCAAGAACGATCTGGGCTCCGAGGCGGCTGAGGGCGACGGCGGTCGCCTCGCCGATCCCCCGTCCCGCTCCGGTCACGACGGCGATGCGGCCCGTCAGGGCTCCCGTGGTCATTCCGGCGCTCCGTACTCGAACCAGCTCTTGGGAGTCTCATAGAGGCGGACGCGATGGAGGCGAGCGCCGTCGGCGAAGCGGGGCTTCAGCCGGTCGTGGATCGCCCGGACGACGTTCTCGGACGTCGGATTGAGACCGCGCAGGTCCGCGACATCCGTGTTCAGGTGCTTGAAGCCGTAGCGCTCGATGATCTCCTCGCCGACGATCCGATCCACCTGCTCCAAATCGACGACCATGCCAGTGACAGGGCTGGGAACGCCCGCCACGGTCACCTCGACACGGTAGTTATGCCCGTGTCCGTTCGGGTTGTTGCACTTTCCGTAGAGTTCGATGTTCTCCGCGTCGGACAGGTTCGGCTCGTGAAGTCGATGCGACGCGCTGAAGTCGTACGCCCTCGTCAGCGTCACCATCGGGCCCTTCTCCTCCTGTTGTCCCCGGTAGTCCGCCCACAGCGATTCGCTCTCCTGGACTCGCACGCCGACGAGGCGACACTTCTCGACGACGCCCGATAACTGCGCCCAGAC
The genomic region above belongs to Candidatus Poribacteria bacterium and contains:
- a CDS encoding SDR family oxidoreductase gives rise to the protein MTTGALTGRIAVVTGAGRGIGEATAVALSRLGAQIVLAARTETELERVAEAIEANGGTALAVPTDVTRTESVERLVSASLDRFGRIDILVNNAGSAVFEPVESSDPDAWWRTVEVNLHGTYLCTRYALPSMLEQGSGHVVNVLSVAAETPFPASSAYCGAKAGALMMTRVLAGEVRRRGIRVTAILPGSTRTPFWKGMEFTPDLSEMMPPERVAETVVFAVTQPGGAVIDEVRVMPPFGVL
- a CDS encoding 6-pyruvoyl tetrahydropterin synthase; its protein translation is MPMRCCAAPWSGPSTWVGFLSAVAPECGCSRIERIREVPTVRMCRRIDFEASHFFALPGLTPEQNRERFGPVAAPHGHNYMLFVEVAGEVNPATGMVLNIKDVDDLIERLIVTQLDHKCLNLDHPAFRLRLPTTENIALFVWAQLSGVVEKCRLVGVRVQESESLWADYRGQQEEKGPMVTLTRAYDFSASHRLHEPNLSDAENIELYGKCNNPNGHGHNYRVEVTVAGVPSPVTGMVVDLEQVDRIVGEEIIERYGFKHLNTDVADLRGLNPTSENVVRAIHDRLKPRFADGARLHRVRLYETPKSWFEYGAPE